In the Setaria italica strain Yugu1 chromosome VI, Setaria_italica_v2.0, whole genome shotgun sequence genome, one interval contains:
- the LOC101760873 gene encoding sorbitol dehydrogenase: MGKGCQGSGVAAAGEVEENMAAWLVAKNTLKIMPFKLPPLGPHDVRVRMKAVGICGSDVHYLREMRIAHFVVKEPMVIGHECAGVIEEVGAGVKHLSAGDRVALEPGVSCWRCRHCRGGRYNLCEDMKFFATPPVHGSLAHQIVHPADLCFKLPDNVSLEEGAMCEPLSVGVHACRRAGVGPETAVLVMGAGPIGLVALLAARAFGAPRVAIVDVDEHRLSVARSLGADAAVRVSPRPDDVGEEVERIRAALGGAEIDVTLDCAGFSKTVATALGATRPGGKVCLVGMGHNEMTVPLTSAAIREVDVVGVFRYKDTWPLCIEFLRSGKVDVKPLITHRFGFSQREVEEAFEVSARGRDAIKVMFNL; this comes from the exons ATGGGGAAGGGATGTCAAGggagcggcgtggcggcggccggcgaggtggaggagaaCATGGCGGCGTGGCTGGTCGCCAAGAACACCCTCAAGATCATGCCCTTCAAGCTTCCGCCCCTCG GCCCCCATGATGTCCGTGTGCGCATGAAGGCAGTGGGGATCTGCGGCAGCGACGTGCACTACCTCAGG GAGATGCGCATCGCGCACTTCGTGGTGAAGGAGCCGATGGTGATCGGGCACGAGTGCGCGGGCGTGATCGAGGAGGTTGGCGCCGGCGTGAAGCACCTGTCCGCCGGCGACCGCGTGGCGCTGGAGCCCGGCGTGAGCTGCTGGCGGTGCCGCCACTGCCGCGGCGGTCGCTACAACCTGTGCGAGGACATGAAGTTCTTCGCCACCCCTCCCGTGCACGGCTCGCTGGCGCACCAGATCGTGCACCCGGCGGACCTGTGCTTCAAGCTCCCCGACAACGTGTCCCTGGAGGAAGGCGCCATGTGCGAGCCCCTCAGCGTGGGCGTCCACGCGTGCCGCCGCGCCGGTGTCGGGCCGGAGACGGCGGTGCTCGTGATGGGCGCGGGGCCCATCGGCCTCGTCGCGCTCCTTGCCGCGCGGGCCTTCGGCGCGCCCCGCGTGGCGATCGTGGACGTGGACGAGCACCGGCTCTCCGTGGCGCGGTCCCTCGGCGCGGACGCGGCGGTGCGGGTGTCGCCGAGGCCGGACGACgtgggggaggaggtggagcggatccgggcggcgctgggcggcgcgGAGATCGACGTGACCCTGGACTGCGCCGGGTTCAGCAAGACGGTGGCGACGGCGCTGGGGGCGACGCGCCCCGGGGGGAAGGTGTGCCTGGTGGGGATGGGGCACAACGAGATGACGGTGCCCCTGACGTCGGCGGCGATCCGGGAGGTGGACGTGGTGGGCGTGTTCCGGTACAAGGACACCTGGCCGCTCTGCATCGAGTTCCTCCGCAGCGGCAAGGTGGACGTGAAGCCGCTCATCACCCACCGCTTCGGGTTCTCGCAGCGGGAGGTCGAGGAGGCGTTCGAGGTcagcgcgcgcggccgcgacgCCATCAAGGTCATGTTCAACCTctag
- the LOC101776956 gene encoding dehydration-responsive element-binding protein 1I, whose protein sequence is MSPGSLSCRRWWTRACLGARFGSERASEWPHATGTVSRLGTGVWSLVACARRGPPWLSPVCLPRPLDDEAVSTPCSISTPLVFVFLTGTYKYPPHKPPLPAKPLHSKLCLPLRTMCQIKQEPSSSCEPTSSSTAWTPPPPAATATRGKRPAGRTKFRETRHPVFRGVRRRGCAGGRWRWVCEVRVPGRRGCRLWLGTFGAPEAAARAHDAAMLALRGACGAAAAGCLNFPDSAWLLDVPPPAALRAEADVRRAVARAVERFMHLRPAADEDDMSATSERPPAAGDDDDANSAKRDGATPFELDVLSDMGAGLYYASLAQGLLVEPPASDDASCCDDPDCGDAVVPLWSY, encoded by the coding sequence ATGAGCCCCGGTTCCCTTTCGTGCCGCCGCTGGTGGACGCGCGCCTGTTTGGGGGCACGGTTTggcagcgagcgagcgagcgagtgGCCACACGCGACCGGAACGGTTAGCCGGTTAGGCACAGGAGTCTGGTCACTTGTGGCCTGCGCGCGACGGGGACCTCCATGGCTCTCACCTGTGTGCTTGCCTCGCCCACTGGACGACGAGGCAGTTTCCACGCCCTGCTCGATCTCGACTCCACTTGTCTTTGTCTTCCTCACCGGCACTTACAAATACCCGCCCCACAAACCGCCGCTTCCCGCCAAACCACTACACTCCAAGCTTTGCCTGCCACTCAGGACGATGTGCCAGATCAAGCAGGAACCGAGCTCGTCCTGCGAGCCCACGAGCTCCTCCACGGcttggacgccgccgccgccggccgccaccgccacccgcgGGAAGCGCCCCGCGGGGCGCACCAAGTTCCGGGAGACGCGGCACCCGGTGTtccgcggcgtgcggcggcgcggctgcgcgggggggcggtggcggtgggtgtGCGAGGTCCGCGTGCCGGGCCGCCGGGGGTGCAGGCtctggctcggcaccttcggcgcgcccgaggccgccgcgcgcgcccacgACGCCGCCATGCTGGCGCTCCGCGGGGcctgcggcgccgccgccgcggggtgCCTCAACTTCCCGGACTCGGCGTGGCTGCTCGACgtgccgccgccagccgcgcTCCGGGCCGAGGCCGACGTCCGGCGCGCCGTGGCGCGGGCCGTGGAGCGGTTCATGCACCTGCGCCCTGCAGCCGACGAAGACGACATGTCCGCCACGTCTGAGCGGCCgcccgcggccggcgacgacgacgacgctaaCTCCGCCAAGAGAGACGGGGCCACGCCATTCGAGCTCGACGTGCTCAGCGACATGGGCGCGGGCTTGTACTACGCGAGCTTGGCGCAGGGACTGCTCGTGGAGCCGCCGGCGTCAGACGACGCGTCGTGCTGCGACGACCCCGACTGCGGCGACGCTGTCGTGCCGCTCTGGAGCTACTGA